In Aspergillus nidulans FGSC A4 chromosome II, the genomic stretch AGACTCCAGTTGTGAAGAGTGGTTAACAAATCATGCACCACAATTTCCTATTCAGCCACTAGATTCGACTAAGCGAGGATCCTGCTCTACGAACTGAAATGCAGTACCGCAACCGGCTGACAGTGCAGGCATCTTCACACGGCCCTTCATCACAACCGCCCTGCTCGTCCTTGCTGGAGGATCCCAGACAACTTCCGCAACAGTCTTCCGGGCCCGCGTTGTGCCGGATTCCAGAAGCCCAGTGTCATCTACATCATATAACAGCAGAAGGTCCGCAGGATCTCCGCATTTCAGGCGCACGTCGAAAGTCGATCGAGGGCTAGAGTTAATGCGGgacagcgaggatgaggacaaTCCGATAGCGTCTCGGGCCCGCGTGGAGACGCATTCATATAGCAATTCTGCGTCACTCACCGTTCCGGCTTGGTATATACCAACGCCTAAACAAGCAAGGCTTAATGGGTCCGCGGAGCCCCATGGTGTAAACGCGTTTCCGACATTATTTATACCAATCACGGCGTCAAGGCCGTGATTCTTTATCATGGAAGGTATTGGCAGTGTACCTCTTGGGTTGGCCTTGTACACATTACTGGGTGCTGCAGCCATATAGAGGTCACTAGTGGGAAGACCAACGAAGCTAACAGGGAGATCATTCTCATGGATTTCTTGCGCCAGGCGACCCCAGTCCTCTTCTGTGAAGAGTGAAAGCCGTGTACAGTGACCCAACATAACACGCTTGTCGGTCGTTCTGGCCGTCCAGCCTTTTGCGCGAAGAGTGCGCAGGACATGCCAGACAAGCGGTTCTGGCATGTCCTCCAGATGAGCGAGGTTATAGTCAAGATGAAAGTCAAGGTGGCGATCATGTCGCATAGCCGTATCAACAGCCCACTCGATATTACGTTTCGAAGCCTCGATGCTTGATTCAACATACGGTGTTGTCCCCAATACAGCCAGCTTTTCCGGACCATACTTCTGGATAGCGTCCTCAATCAGCCCTCTATTCTCATCTGCATGAGCCGTCGAAATGACAGGATCCTGTGCAAAGCAGACGAGCTGGATTTCGCATGCCTCTTGCCATTTTCGTTTCAGGTCTAGCCCAGCGTCAAGACAGGCATGCTGGACTGCGtggtcgacctcgacaaagGCGCGCATGGCTGTTACACCGGAGGCGACGGATTCGGCAAGGAGCCATTCGCCGCGTTGTAGGAGGTCGGGCCCTGTAAATGAGGCTTTCGCCGTGCTTGTGAGGGTCAGGGCTTCTTGGAATGAACCGGTTGAGGGGAAGAGATCGGTGTAGGAGGACGTGCTGTGAACATAGGCTTTGTCGAGATGGATATGGGGGTGTACGAGGGCGGGCAGCGCAAGAGGTGATAATGGACGAGATGAGGTGCTCGAGTAATCTGGGGTTATGGAGGATATGACTCCCTCTGGGGAGTCTGGTAGGTATCCAATGGCGATATCCCAGGTGGTTTCTGGATTGGTTGCGGCAAGCTTGACGCTGTGAATTGTCTTCACAGGATATCCAAGTCGAGGGGGCATAGTTTCTTATATGAGTTGAAGATACGGGTCCATAACTTTTCAGTGATTTGTTGGTTTAGAGAAATCCATCTTAAAGATAATTTATTTCCCTTATCTTAGCATCTTGGAGTACGAGGGGTGGGTGCGGAGACACCTCCAAAATATATAATTCTAACACAAGACTGGAAATCCCTAAGCGAACAATATCAACCGTACTCCATCTCGCAATTGAGCAAGTCATTCCTTGTATTCCAGAGGACCAGTATATATCAAAATTGATGTCGGTCGTTCTACGCTAATTATTCTTCATAGCCAACCAGAAGCTCGAATCTCGGCCCTTTCCTCCCACCTAAATAATGTGATTCTCGTCGACATAGCTGGATCCCAACTCTGAACAAGAAAAGGTAAAAAAGGTTATTCTGTTACTCGAACAACCTCTGCTTCGGACAATCGCTATAAACGTGTCCAGGAGAAAATACAGTAGAATGGCACCTCAACGTATCCTCACTAccccctctccctccctcAATCCAACCACGCCAAAACAATGGCACGAGCACCTCACAGTCGACCTATTCGTAACGGTCCTGAACCGCTCGGTTTTCCACCCCTTCATCGCCTGGATAATCGTCCTCTGCCTCCGCGCCCAGGCTACTCCCTATACGCACCCAGCGTTTCTGACCGCGACCGCCTACGCCACATTTTTGACTATTCTCAATGTCGCGTTCATGATAAACGATCAGATTGCATATGGGGTGCCTAGACAGGTCGATCTGAGCGACGAAGTTGTCGTGATTACCGGCGGGGCAAGCGGGGTCGGGAGATTGATTGCGCAAATCTATGGTTTGCGTGGCGTGAGCGTTGCAGTGTTGGATATTGCGGAGCAGAAGGATGTGAAAGGCTGGGAAGACGTCGGAGGGGTTGAGTATTATAAGTGTGATATTACGGTGAGGGGTGAAGTTGAGGAAGTGGCGCGGAGAATCAAAGAAGATGTATGTTTCTCTTCCGACTTGCTTGATTTTGACTACGCCCCGTAGTACGACCTAGTGGTTGCTGTTGTAGTACTTTTTATTTGCTTCGCTAACTATAAGATGTCTAGTTGGGCACGCCAACGGTGCTTGTGAACTGTGCAGCGACCCGAATTAACGGCCAGCCGCTCCTGTCACTCTCTGCTGAAGCATTCCAAAAGACCATACAGACGAATCTTCTAGCGGTCTTCCACACCTGCCAAGTGTTCCTCCCACATATGCTGTCCCGCGAGAACGGAGGCACCATCGTGAACGTGAGCTCGGTCCTTGGACAGCTGTGCGCCGCTGGTCTCGCAGACTACTCAGCAAGCAAGGCTGGCCTCAGCGCCCTGCATCGCGCCTTGGAGGCTGAACTCCGGGTATCAGGAAACGCGGATAAAGTGAAAATGGTGCTGGTCGAGACCGGCCAGATATCTACGCCActgttcatgttcatcaAAACGCCAAACTCCTTTTTCGCACCTGTCCTCGAACCCATTCGTGTTGCTCAAAAGATCGTCTCCCTGATAGACAATGGTAGAAGCGGTGTTATCAGATTGCCGGCATACGCCATGTTTATCGACATATATGCGGCTCTGCCAGCaggtctccagcagatcgCCCGACGTTTGACCGGTATTGACTTCGCCGTACCACAAGCGTCGTCTCAAACAAAGCAGCCTGGAAATCCCAAACCAACAGTCAAGAGAAAATAGACATCTTGTGAACGCATGAGCTCGCGATGTATGCTAAGCATATGGAATGAGCTTCTTGCTTAGTCACGTCTTGACTGCCGCGCCTAGGCACATTCCAGCTTGCCAATCGCGGCGGGATGTAGCGTCCGCATCTATTTCTCCTGAGCCAGAATCATCTTCTCACGCTCGCTCTGTCTAGCGCGCAAAGTACTCTTCTTAGCATGCTTGCGAATATTCTCCTCGCGCCTCTTGATAGCCGCAAGCTCTTCATTCTTGATCTCACGAGCCTTCTTAATAGTCCGCGGCACGTGACGCTGGCGTTTGATCCGTTTGATCTCCGGCATATGCGCATACCTCTGGACAAGAGCTTGATCGTACTCTAGCTTCGTCCTCTGGCGGGCGCTCTTGATTCCACTGCGGTCAGAGGCATTGGCACGCCATAATCGAATGTTCCCATCGTCTGAACCGGATAGGACGTATTTGTTATCAGGAGTAAACTTGGCGGAAAAGACGCTTTGAATAGGTTAGTCACAGAGTTTAAGAAAAGTGTGAAGTTTAAGTGCCCTACCGTTGCATTCTCTGCGTGTGATAGATATCGCGAGAGTGACCAGTAGCCCGGTTCCAAAGACGGATCGTCCGGTCATATGATGCGGTAACGAGCTCCTCGCCTGTTGGGCTGAAGTCCACATCCATAACCGCAGCAACATGGTCCTTTAGAACGTTCAGGGCACGGTTCATCTTTCTCATGTCGAACATGTAAACATTGTGGTCTTCATTTGCAACAGCAAAGTTGAAGGCTTCCATTGGGTTCCAAGAGACGGCGTTAGATGCTAGTTTCAGAACGAGCTTAGACAAAGGCGAAGATGTGCGCAGGTCATATAGGATAATGGAGCGGTCAATGCCGGTAGACGCAAGTACGGACGTCTCAGTCTGGTTGAAGGCGACAGACGTTATTGTGTCAACACTTGTAGGCCAGTGAAGTGTTTGAGAGGGCGTGGAAGAGGGACGTGAGAGATCGTAGATGGAGATCtgagaagacgaggcagcGAAGAATGGCTGGTCACGATGATGCGTAAGGCTCGTGAAGGCGCCTTGGCCGAGATACGTTGCAAGCGGGGGAGATTCGGACGAGGAATTATATGGGTCGAACAGCTTGATGGTCTTATCGGCCGCACACGACAGCAATTTTCGATCCGGCGTCCAGCATACGCCCTTGACGATGTTCTCGTGCGCCGTGTTGTTCCATACCTCGCCTTGTGTTACAAGGTCCCAAACTTTCACTACACCATCACCACTGCCGCTAGCAAATCGTTCTAAAGAGCCAGGGTCCTTCGCCATCGTGTAGACACCATCAACATGGCCCTCTCCCATCTGACCTAGGAAAGGCGCAGCAAAGAGACGCTCCAATTTTACAGCATTGAGGGCTCTCGTATATTCGCGCGCACGTTCGAATGGATGTTGAGCCGGGTCAAGATTTCGTGGTTGTCGAGCTACAGCAGACCCCGGCGCCTGCTGCGAGGCAGTGGATCGTGAAAGAGCTTTGATTTTCTGCTCAGGCATGAGTGACTTGCACAGACAATTTGATATAAGCATAATGCTTACCATTATTTCCCTCCCGCAAATATATCTataagacgaagaagaaaagaagaaccAAGGTAAACGGATCTTGCTCAAGAGATATTTTCTGTTCTATACATTTTTTCTGCGGAGGAAATCGAGACCGCCAGACTGTGGGCGGTGAACCACGCTCTCAGGCATCAAGGCTTACAATAACTTAGTAAGGTTACCTAAGATGAAGCTCCAACGGCCAAGTGATGATATCCGCCCATGCATCATCGTTCACACCCCAAACTATCCTTGATTCTCACGTTACGAGTTCGTTCTGTGTCGTACTGCGCAATTCACTATTGGCATTTCCTTCGAGCCACCAAATATCTTTTCGCCCCTTCACATAAGCTTAAGTCATGGCTCCCTCCTCTCAGGCCGCTCAGCGGATAGAGGAAGCTCGAGCACTCGCAAAGAAAGATGCTTCGCAAGCGGCATCTATCTACAAAGAGGTCCTTGCCCAAGGCCCGGGATCTACCGAAAGCTCGTCGCGTGATTACGAAAATGCTTTGGTCGGGCTGGGAGAGCTCTACCGggacgagaagaagccgCAGGAGATCGCAGAACTGATCAAAACAAGTCGGGATTCTTTTTCATCATTCGCCAAAGCAAAGACAGCAAAGCTCGGTACGTTATAATTATATTGCAGGTGAATGCGAATGTGACGGTTAGCTAATGGGTATTGTGTAGTTCGCCAGTTGCTCGATTTGTTTAGTGAGATTCCGAACACCCTCGATATTCAGATTGCCGTCATCCGATCTTGCATTGAATGGGCCGTCGCCGAGCGACGATCCTTTCTACGGCAGAACCTCGAGACTAGGTTGGTGGCGATATTCATGCAGAAGCAAAGCTATTATGACGCTTTAAACCTGATCAACTCACTTCTCCGAGAACTGAAGCGGCTCGACGACAAGCTTATGCTAGTTGAGGTGCAGCTATTGGAATCGCGGGTATACCATGCACTTGGCAACCAGGCTAAGGCGCGTGCTGCGCTGACGGCCGCTCGCACTTCGGCCGCTTCTGTCTACACACCTCCGAATCTGCAGGCTGGTTTGGATATGCAGAGTGGTATGCTGCACGCCGAGGATAAAGATTTCAACACCTCATACTCTTACTTTATTGAGGCCCTAGAAGGCTACAGCTCGCTGGACGAAGGAGAGAAGGCGACAGCAGCGCTGCAATACATGCTCCTCTGCAAGATAATGCTGAATCTGGTGGACGATGTCACAACCCTACTGGGCTCTAAACAGGCCCAGAAATACGCCAGTCCGCGACTTGAGGCGATGAAAGCAGTTGCGCGCGCTCATGCAAACCGTTCGCTTGAAGAGTACGAAAAAGCGCTCTCGGATTACCGGTTTGAACTAGGAAGTGATGCCTTCATCCGTAACCACCTCCGCCGACTTTACGACGCCATGCTGGAACAGAACCTTATCAAGGTCATCGAACCGTTCAGCCGTGTTGAATTAGACCATATTGCTAAGATGGTGGGTTTGGATACACAGCAGGTGGAGAGAAAGCTCTCACAAATGATCCTGGACAAGGTGATCATTGGAGTGTTAGACCAGGGCGCCGGATGCTTGATCGTTTACGACGAGACTGAGCGTGATCAGGCTTACGATGCGGCACTGGAAACCATTGCGAGACTAAGTAATGTTGTGGAGTCGCTGTACACTAACCAGGCATCGCAACTGGAGTAAGGCTATCTAGACGTTTCGTGGGatcttttgtttctgtaCTCCAGAAATGACATAAGTTAGAGACATGATCGGCACATCGAAAACTCATGGTCTACATACTCAAATTGCATTTGTAATTTCGTAGCACCCAGGGGTTTgatcttgaccttggagGATTGATATTGTCCAAAACGGGTAAAGCGCGATCGCGACTCAGCGAAGTTTGGAATCCACTGAAGACTCTCAGTCAACGGCCTCCACCGCATTGGGCTGGCTCTGTCTCTTGAAATTACCGTGTCGCAAATATCGAATACAGATTTCTTCGGCTTTCCGGATAAATTGCCAATCATGAACGCTCCACCAATGCCGCCGGGCTACGGACGAGCCTATCCCCAGGGCGTCCAACGGTCTCCTGCCACGCCTCGTCGCGGACCCCAAGCTCCAGGTTCGTTCAGTACTCTCTGCCATGCACTGAACCCCGGCGCGTAATTTTCTCATATGTAATAGTATCTAACCCTGGTGCTTGATTCTTAGGCCCTATGCCCGTCCCAATGCCTCAACACGCCGTGCCTCCTCAATACATGGCGCCTCAGCGTAACCTACAGCACCAGAACGACGCTGCcctccgccgcagccgcaagcCTACTGACAAGAATATCCcagatggtgttgaagacgTTGTCATCGGAGAGGGTGTGCAACAGTATAAGAGCTTGCGCGACCTGGAGAAGCGTCTAGATGCGGCGATTGTGCGGAAGAGGTTGGACATCCAAGACTCAATCAGTAAAACAGTCAAGAAGTACCGGACAATGCGCATCTGGGTCTCGAATACGGTGGAGAACCAGCCGTGGCAGACCGGTCAGAATGGCTCGGTACCTGGAACAACCCCTGGCTCAGGGCGATACAAGGTGCGGATAGAGGGCCGGCTGTTGGAGGATGTTAGCGACCTTGCGGAGAAAGACAGTGACGACGAGGGTGGTGCCCAGGGGCCTGGAGATGCGATGGCGGAAGACGGTTCTGATGGGAAGAAGGCAGCCACCACCAAGCGTTCCGAACAGCGGTTCTCGCACTTTTTCAAATCAATCACTGTTGACTTTGATAAGTCTCCGTCAACAAGCCCTGCCGAGATGCAAACAATAACTTGGACGAAACCCCAAGTACCACCTAATGCAGTAAACCTGCCGCCCAACGCAGATTTCGATAGCGTGCAATTTTCCCGCGCATCCCAGGAAAATCTGAATGTCACCATCAGCCTTGTACGAGACGAGACGCCTGAGCGCTACAAGCTAAGCAAGGAACTAGCGGAGGTGCTCGACGTCGAGGAGGAGACCCGAAGCGGTATTGTGCTGGGTATCTGGGACTACATCCGCGCTATGGGGCTacaggaagatgaggagaaaaGATTAGTACGTTGTGACGATCGTCTGCGAGCGGTAAGTCGACTTCCTGTTCTTATCATTAATGCTTTTTAGATGTACTAACAATTTATACAGATCTTCGGCCGCGACCAGATGTTCTTCCCTCAAATTCCGGAAAGCATCGGCCCTCACACCAGCCCTCTCGACCCCATCAAACTCCCCTACACAATCCGCGTCGACGAAGAATTCCACAAAGACCCTACTCCCACCGTCTATGACATCCAAGTCGCCGTTGAAGACCCCCTCCGCTCAAAAATGCTAGCCCTAACCCAGAATCCCCAGTACGCCGCGGGGATGCGCCAAATCGCCCAGCTGGACGACCAGGTTGCCCTCATCATCCAGGCCCTTACGCATTCGCGCGCAAAGCACTCCTTTTTCACCGCGCTCAGCAAGGACCCGGCTACGTTTGTCCGTCGCTGGATTAACTCTCAACGCAGAGACCTCGAGACGATCCTTGGCGAAGCTACCCGGGGTGGTGGCGAGGATGCCAGTGGGCCCGAGTTCCGACGTGGTGGCTCAAACAGCGTTTGGGATACGGCTGTTGCTCACGAGGCTGTGCGGTATATGCTTGCGAAGCCCGACGCTGGTATGAGTCGGTAAATTTGATATATTTTATCGTCGGCGGAatctattctttttctttttctttttctttttcctcttcttttttcctttttttttgagt encodes the following:
- a CDS encoding SWIB/MDM2 domain-containing protein (transcript_id=CADANIAT00004436): MPVPMPQHAVPPQYMAPQRNLQHQNDAALRRSRKPTDKNIPDGVEDVVIGEGVQQYKSLRDLEKRLDAAIVRKRLDIQDSISKTVKKYRTMRIWVSNTVENQPWQTGQNGSVPGTTPGSGRYKVRIEGRLLEDVSDLAEKDSDDEGGAQGPGDAMAEDGSDGKKAATTKRSEQRFSHFFKSITVDFDKSPSTSPAEMQTITWTKPQVPPNAVNLPPNADFDSVQFSRASQENLNVTISLVRDETPERYKLSKELAEVLDVEEETRSGIVLGIWDYIRAMGLQEDEEKRLVRCDDRLRAIFGRDQMFFPQIPESIGPHTSPLDPIKLPYTIRVDEEFHKDPTPTVYDIQVAVEDPLRSKMLALTQNPQYAAGMRQIAQLDDQVALIIQALTHSRAKHSFFTALSKDPATFVRRWINSQRRDLETILGEATRGGGEDASGPEFRRGGSNSVWDTAVAHEAVRYMLAKPDAGMSR
- a CDS encoding uncharacterized protein (transcript_id=CADANIAT00004433) — encoded protein: MAPQRILTTPSPSLNPTTPKQWHEHLTVDLFVTVLNRSVFHPFIAWIIVLCLRAQATPYTHPAFLTATAYATFLTILNVAFMINDQIAYGVPRQVDLSDEVVVITGGASGVGRLIAQIYGLRGVSVAVLDIAEQKDVKGWEDVGGVEYYKCDITVRGEVEEVARRIKEDLGTPTVLVNCAATRINGQPLLSLSAEAFQKTIQTNLLAVFHTCQVFLPHMLSRENGGTIVNVSSVLGQLCAAGLADYSASKAGLSALHRALEAELRVSGNADKVKMVLVETGQISTPLFMFIKTPNSFFAPVLEPIRVAQKIVSLIDNGRSGVIRLPAYAMFIDIYAALPAGLQQIARRLTGIDFAVPQASSQTKQPGNPKPTVKRK
- a CDS encoding putative zinc metallopeptidase (transcript_id=CADANIAT00004432); the encoded protein is MPPRLGYPVKTIHSVKLAATNPETTWDIAIGYLPDSPEGVISSITPDYSSTSSRPLSPLALPALVHPHIHLDKAYVHSTSSYTDLFPSTGSFQEALTLTSTAKASFTGPDLLQRGEWLLAESVASGVTAMRAFVEVDHAVQHACLDAGLDLKRKWQEACEIQLVCFAQDPVISTAHADENRGLIEDAIQKYGPEKLAVLGTTPYVESSIEASKRNIEWAVDTAMRHDRHLDFHLDYNLAHLEDMPEPLVWHVLRTLRAKGWTARTTDKRVMLGHCTRLSLFTEEDWGRLAQEIHENDLPVSFVGLPTSDLYMAAAPSNVYKANPRGTLPIPSMIKNHGLDAVIGINNVGNAFTPWGSADPLSLACLGVGIYQAGTVSDAELLYECVSTRARDAIGLSSSSLSRINSSPRSTFDVRLKCGDPADLLLLYDVDDTGLLESGTTRARKTVAEVVWDPPARTSRAVVMKGRVKMPALSAGCGTAFQFVEQDPRLVESSG
- a CDS encoding proteasome regulatory particle lid subunit RPN6 (transcript_id=CADANIAT00004435) encodes the protein MAPSSQAAQRIEEARALAKKDASQAASIYKEVLAQGPGSTESSSRDYENALVGLGELYRDEKKPQEIAELIKTSRDSFSSFAKAKTAKLVRQLLDLFSEIPNTLDIQIAVIRSCIEWAVAERRSFLRQNLETRLVAIFMQKQSYYDALNLINSLLRELKRLDDKLMLVEVQLLESRVYHALGNQAKARAALTAARTSAASVYTPPNLQAGLDMQSGMLHAEDKDFNTSYSYFIEALEGYSSLDEGEKATAALQYMLLCKIMLNLVDDVTTLLGSKQAQKYASPRLEAMKAVARAHANRSLEEYEKALSDYRFELGSDAFIRNHLRRLYDAMLEQNLIKVIEPFSRVELDHIAKMVGLDTQQVERKLSQMILDKVIIGVLDQGAGCLIVYDETERDQAYDAALETIARLSNVVESLYTNQASQLE
- a CDS encoding rRNA-processing protein SOF1 (transcript_id=CADANIAT00004434), with translation MKIKALSRSTASQQAPGSAVARQPRNLDPAQHPFERAREYTRALNAVKLERLFAAPFLGQMGEGHVDGVYTMAKDPGSLERFASGSGDGVVKVWDLVTQGEVWNNTAHENIVKGVCWTPDRKLLSCAADKTIKLFDPYNSSSESPPLATYLGQGAFTSLTHHRDQPFFAASSSQISIYDLSRPSSTPSQTLHWPTSVDTITSVAFNQTETSVLASTGIDRSIILYDLRTSSPLSKLVLKLASNAVSWNPMEAFNFAVANEDHNVYMFDMRKMNRALNVLKDHVAAVMDVDFSPTGEELVTASYDRTIRLWNRATGHSRDIYHTQRMQRVFSAKFTPDNKYVLSGSDDGNIRLWRANASDRSGIKSARQRTKLEYDQALVQRYAHMPEIKRIKRQRHVPRTIKKAREIKNEELAAIKRREENIRKHAKKSTLRARQSEREKMILAQEK